A single Pieris rapae chromosome 2, ilPieRapa1.1, whole genome shotgun sequence DNA region contains:
- the LOC111004081 gene encoding glycerol-3-phosphate dehydrogenase [NAD(+)], cytoplasmic isoform X4, whose translation MAEKQIKNRVCIVGSGNWGSAIAKIVGRNAARLSNFEDRVTMWVYEEIIEGKKLTEIINETHENVKYLPGHKLPENVVAVPDLVTAAKDADLLIFVVPHQFVRTLCSTLLGQIKPTAAALSLIKGFDIAEGGGIDLISHIITRCLKIPCAVLMGANIASEVAEEKFCETTIGCRDVMLAPLMRDIIQTEYFRVVVVDDEDAVEICGALKNIVAVGAGFVDGLGFGDNTKAAVIRLGLMEMIKFVDVFYPGSKLSTFFESCGVADLITTCYGGRNRRVAEAFVKTGRSIKELEDEMLNGQKLQGPITAEEVNHMLANKNMENKFPLFTAVFRICRGELKPNDFIDCIRSHPEHMVRV comes from the exons ATGgctgaaaaacaaataaaaaatcgtgTGTGCATTGTGGGTTCAGGAAACTG GGGATCTGCAATAGCAAAAATCGTTGGTAGAAATGCAGCGCGCCTTTCAAATTTTGAAGACAGAGTCACGATGTGGGTGTATGAAGAGATCATTGAAGGCAAGAAGTTAacagaaattattaatgaaacacaCGAAAATGTCAAATACCTTCCAGGTCATAAATTACCAGAGAATGTA GTTGCTGTACCAGATTTAGTGACGGCAGCTAAAGATGCTGATCTCCTGATATTTGTTGTGCCACATCAGTTTGTGAGAACATTATGTTCTACACTTCTTGGACAAATTAAGCCTACAGCAGCTGCATTATCACTTATCAAG GGCTTCGACATCGCTGAAGGTGGCGGTATTGACTTGATCTCGCATATCATAACAAGATGTTTGAAGATTCCTTGCGCGGTACTCATGGGTGCCAACATTGCGTCAGAg gtCGCAGAAGAAAAGTTCTGCGAAACAACCATTGGCTGTCGCGATGTAATGCTGGCTCCGCTGATGAGAGACATCATCCAGACAGAGTACTTCAGGGTGGTGGTTGTTGATGATGAAGATGCTGTCGAAATCTGCGGTGCTCTGAAG AATATAGTGGCTGTTGGTGCTGGCTTCGTGGATGGTTTAGGCTTCGGTGACAACACGAAAGCAGCGGTCATCAGGCTCGGTTTGATGGAGATGATCAAATTCGTCGACGTCTTCTACCCGGGCAGCAAACTTAGCACCTTCTTCGAGTCATGCGGTGTAGCCGATCTTATTACTACGTGTTATG GTGGCAGAAATCGTCGTGTAGCCGAAGCGTTTGTGAAGACCGGCCGATCGATCAAAGAGCTGGAAGACGAAATGCTAAATGGACAGAAGTTGCAGGGTCCGATCACCGCTGAGGAGGTTAACCACATGCTTGCCAACAAGAATATGGAGAATAA GTTCCCTCTCTTCACAGCTGTCTTCCGCATCTGCCGTGGCGAGTTGAAGCCCAACGATTTCATTGATTGCATCCGTTCCCACCCCGAGCACAT GGTTAGAGTGTAA
- the LOC111004081 gene encoding glycerol-3-phosphate dehydrogenase [NAD(+)], cytoplasmic isoform X1 produces the protein MAEKQIKNRVCIVGSGNWGSAIAKIVGRNAARLSNFEDRVTMWVYEEIIEGKKLTEIINETHENVKYLPGHKLPENVVAVPDLVTAAKDADLLIFVVPHQFVRTLCSTLLGQIKPTAAALSLIKGFDIAEGGGIDLISHIITRCLKIPCAVLMGANIASEVAEEKFCETTIGCRDVMLAPLMRDIIQTEYFRVVVVDDEDAVEICGALKNIVAVGAGFVDGLGFGDNTKAAVIRLGLMEMIKFVDVFYPGSKLSTFFESCGVADLITTCYGGRNRRVAEAFVKTGRSIKELEDEMLNGQKLQGPITAEEVNHMLANKNMENKFPLFTAVFRICRGELKPNDFIDCIRSHPEHMIRVVRKSHCCIC, from the exons ATGgctgaaaaacaaataaaaaatcgtgTGTGCATTGTGGGTTCAGGAAACTG GGGATCTGCAATAGCAAAAATCGTTGGTAGAAATGCAGCGCGCCTTTCAAATTTTGAAGACAGAGTCACGATGTGGGTGTATGAAGAGATCATTGAAGGCAAGAAGTTAacagaaattattaatgaaacacaCGAAAATGTCAAATACCTTCCAGGTCATAAATTACCAGAGAATGTA GTTGCTGTACCAGATTTAGTGACGGCAGCTAAAGATGCTGATCTCCTGATATTTGTTGTGCCACATCAGTTTGTGAGAACATTATGTTCTACACTTCTTGGACAAATTAAGCCTACAGCAGCTGCATTATCACTTATCAAG GGCTTCGACATCGCTGAAGGTGGCGGTATTGACTTGATCTCGCATATCATAACAAGATGTTTGAAGATTCCTTGCGCGGTACTCATGGGTGCCAACATTGCGTCAGAg gtCGCAGAAGAAAAGTTCTGCGAAACAACCATTGGCTGTCGCGATGTAATGCTGGCTCCGCTGATGAGAGACATCATCCAGACAGAGTACTTCAGGGTGGTGGTTGTTGATGATGAAGATGCTGTCGAAATCTGCGGTGCTCTGAAG AATATAGTGGCTGTTGGTGCTGGCTTCGTGGATGGTTTAGGCTTCGGTGACAACACGAAAGCAGCGGTCATCAGGCTCGGTTTGATGGAGATGATCAAATTCGTCGACGTCTTCTACCCGGGCAGCAAACTTAGCACCTTCTTCGAGTCATGCGGTGTAGCCGATCTTATTACTACGTGTTATG GTGGCAGAAATCGTCGTGTAGCCGAAGCGTTTGTGAAGACCGGCCGATCGATCAAAGAGCTGGAAGACGAAATGCTAAATGGACAGAAGTTGCAGGGTCCGATCACCGCTGAGGAGGTTAACCACATGCTTGCCAACAAGAATATGGAGAATAA GTTCCCTCTCTTCACAGCTGTCTTCCGCATCTGCCGTGGCGAGTTGAAGCCCAACGATTTCATTGATTGCATCCGTTCCCACCCCGAGCACAT GATTCGAGTTGTTAGGAAATCTCATTGCTGCATTTGTTAG
- the LOC111004081 gene encoding glycerol-3-phosphate dehydrogenase [NAD(+)], cytoplasmic isoform X2, with protein MAEKQIKNRVCIVGSGNWGSAIAKIVGRNAARLSNFEDRVTMWVYEEIIEGKKLTEIINETHENVKYLPGHKLPENVVAVPDLVTAAKDADLLIFVVPHQFVRTLCSTLLGQIKPTAAALSLIKGFDIAEGGGIDLISHIITRCLKIPCAVLMGANIASEVAEEKFCETTIGCRDVMLAPLMRDIIQTEYFRVVVVDDEDAVEICGALKNIVAVGAGFVDGLGFGDNTKAAVIRLGLMEMIKFVDVFYPGSKLSTFFESCGVADLITTCYGGRNRRVAEAFVKTGRSIKELEDEMLNGQKLQGPITAEEVNHMLANKNMENKFPLFTAVFRICRGELKPNDFIDCIRSHPEHMKPLAPKCSL; from the exons ATGgctgaaaaacaaataaaaaatcgtgTGTGCATTGTGGGTTCAGGAAACTG GGGATCTGCAATAGCAAAAATCGTTGGTAGAAATGCAGCGCGCCTTTCAAATTTTGAAGACAGAGTCACGATGTGGGTGTATGAAGAGATCATTGAAGGCAAGAAGTTAacagaaattattaatgaaacacaCGAAAATGTCAAATACCTTCCAGGTCATAAATTACCAGAGAATGTA GTTGCTGTACCAGATTTAGTGACGGCAGCTAAAGATGCTGATCTCCTGATATTTGTTGTGCCACATCAGTTTGTGAGAACATTATGTTCTACACTTCTTGGACAAATTAAGCCTACAGCAGCTGCATTATCACTTATCAAG GGCTTCGACATCGCTGAAGGTGGCGGTATTGACTTGATCTCGCATATCATAACAAGATGTTTGAAGATTCCTTGCGCGGTACTCATGGGTGCCAACATTGCGTCAGAg gtCGCAGAAGAAAAGTTCTGCGAAACAACCATTGGCTGTCGCGATGTAATGCTGGCTCCGCTGATGAGAGACATCATCCAGACAGAGTACTTCAGGGTGGTGGTTGTTGATGATGAAGATGCTGTCGAAATCTGCGGTGCTCTGAAG AATATAGTGGCTGTTGGTGCTGGCTTCGTGGATGGTTTAGGCTTCGGTGACAACACGAAAGCAGCGGTCATCAGGCTCGGTTTGATGGAGATGATCAAATTCGTCGACGTCTTCTACCCGGGCAGCAAACTTAGCACCTTCTTCGAGTCATGCGGTGTAGCCGATCTTATTACTACGTGTTATG GTGGCAGAAATCGTCGTGTAGCCGAAGCGTTTGTGAAGACCGGCCGATCGATCAAAGAGCTGGAAGACGAAATGCTAAATGGACAGAAGTTGCAGGGTCCGATCACCGCTGAGGAGGTTAACCACATGCTTGCCAACAAGAATATGGAGAATAA GTTCCCTCTCTTCACAGCTGTCTTCCGCATCTGCCGTGGCGAGTTGAAGCCCAACGATTTCATTGATTGCATCCGTTCCCACCCCGAGCACAT GAAACCGTTGGCGCCAAAATGCTCTCTGTGA
- the LOC111004081 gene encoding glycerol-3-phosphate dehydrogenase [NAD(+)], cytoplasmic isoform X3 — MAEKQIKNRVCIVGSGNWGSAIAKIVGRNAARLSNFEDRVTMWVYEEIIEGKKLTEIINETHENVKYLPGHKLPENVVAVPDLVTAAKDADLLIFVVPHQFVRTLCSTLLGQIKPTAAALSLIKGFDIAEGGGIDLISHIITRCLKIPCAVLMGANIASEVAEEKFCETTIGCRDVMLAPLMRDIIQTEYFRVVVVDDEDAVEICGALKNIVAVGAGFVDGLGFGDNTKAAVIRLGLMEMIKFVDVFYPGSKLSTFFESCGVADLITTCYGGRNRRVAEAFVKTGRSIKELEDEMLNGQKLQGPITAEEVNHMLANKNMENKFPLFTAVFRICRGELKPNDFIDCIRSHPEHIFAPKNISIY; from the exons ATGgctgaaaaacaaataaaaaatcgtgTGTGCATTGTGGGTTCAGGAAACTG GGGATCTGCAATAGCAAAAATCGTTGGTAGAAATGCAGCGCGCCTTTCAAATTTTGAAGACAGAGTCACGATGTGGGTGTATGAAGAGATCATTGAAGGCAAGAAGTTAacagaaattattaatgaaacacaCGAAAATGTCAAATACCTTCCAGGTCATAAATTACCAGAGAATGTA GTTGCTGTACCAGATTTAGTGACGGCAGCTAAAGATGCTGATCTCCTGATATTTGTTGTGCCACATCAGTTTGTGAGAACATTATGTTCTACACTTCTTGGACAAATTAAGCCTACAGCAGCTGCATTATCACTTATCAAG GGCTTCGACATCGCTGAAGGTGGCGGTATTGACTTGATCTCGCATATCATAACAAGATGTTTGAAGATTCCTTGCGCGGTACTCATGGGTGCCAACATTGCGTCAGAg gtCGCAGAAGAAAAGTTCTGCGAAACAACCATTGGCTGTCGCGATGTAATGCTGGCTCCGCTGATGAGAGACATCATCCAGACAGAGTACTTCAGGGTGGTGGTTGTTGATGATGAAGATGCTGTCGAAATCTGCGGTGCTCTGAAG AATATAGTGGCTGTTGGTGCTGGCTTCGTGGATGGTTTAGGCTTCGGTGACAACACGAAAGCAGCGGTCATCAGGCTCGGTTTGATGGAGATGATCAAATTCGTCGACGTCTTCTACCCGGGCAGCAAACTTAGCACCTTCTTCGAGTCATGCGGTGTAGCCGATCTTATTACTACGTGTTATG GTGGCAGAAATCGTCGTGTAGCCGAAGCGTTTGTGAAGACCGGCCGATCGATCAAAGAGCTGGAAGACGAAATGCTAAATGGACAGAAGTTGCAGGGTCCGATCACCGCTGAGGAGGTTAACCACATGCTTGCCAACAAGAATATGGAGAATAA GTTCCCTCTCTTCACAGCTGTCTTCCGCATCTGCCGTGGCGAGTTGAAGCCCAACGATTTCATTGATTGCATCCGTTCCCACCCCGAGCACAT ATTTGCGCCTAAGAACATAAGCATTTACTAA
- the LOC110992567 gene encoding methionyl-tRNA formyltransferase, mitochondrial yields MTIKIANLTLLKTKTLFFKEKCMQLRKFSIRAPYNVLFFGSDVIGLNSLRKINHLRKGETIIKRLDLVTANSSKNKSIIEKFAEKEDIRVLTWPTLNIHEAEYDIGLIVAFGHLIKKDVLDKFPLGMVNVHPSLLPRWRGAAPIIHTLLHGDEVAGVSLMKIKADKFDVRS; encoded by the exons atgacaattAAAATAGCTAACCTTACTTTACTGAAAACAAAAACTctatttttcaaagaaaagtGTATGCAATTACGAAAATTTAGTATCAGAGCTCCTtataatgtattgtttttcGGTTCCGATGTCATTGGACTTAATAGCTTAcgtaaaattaatcatttaag AAAAGGTGAAACGATAATCAAACGGTTAGATCTGGTTACGGCTAATAGCTCAAAAAATAAGAGTATTATTGAGAAGTTTGCTGAAAAAGAGGATATAAGAGTACTGACCTGGCCCACCCTTAACATCCATGAAGCCGAATATGATATTGGTTTAATAGTGGCCTTTGGACATTTAATCAAGAAGGATGTTCTTGACAAATTTCCGTT AGGCATGGTGAATGTACACCCTAGTTTATTACCAAGATGGAGAGGGGCTGCACCTATTATTCACACATTATTACATGGGGATGAAGTTGCAGGTGTatctttaatgaaaattaaagctgATAAATTTGAT GTGAGATCATAA